From Ictalurus punctatus breed USDA103 chromosome 2, Coco_2.0, whole genome shotgun sequence:
CCTATTTGCAATTATAAATTTCCATACTTCTTTTTCTCATGTTAGGAGTTTTCTCAAAGTctagtattttctttttttcccttttctttctctcttttttcctttttaacaaTTTGCCTGTCAACACTATCTCACTAAGAAAATTAATGGCTTATTAATGTATTATTGCATGTAATTATAGGACTGGGACAATTAAATAAATCTCTGTGCTCAATCTACACTACACAGCTTTAATAATGTAACCAATGTTTCTTCTGTTCCCCATGTAGTAATACCATATAATAAGACATAAAAAGTAGACTGTAATACTATTACCCCATGTCTTGAATGATTTTAACAGCCACCATTAACAGCCATTGGTCTTGTGATCCAGACACTTAGAAACCGGTCCAAAAGATCCTTTTCCAAGCAGTTCCAATACCTCATAGTGGTAAGCTATATGATCAGGGGGAACCTGCAAACACACGATTCAAAACCAGTCAATTTTAATGATGTTTAACTgatcaaacaaaacaataattacTGAAATATCCATCAGGCCAAAAGAACAGATTGACTGTTACCTGCATGTTGTTGCCATTCGATTCCACCTTGCCCAGGTACCAGAGCTCAGAGTATTCCCTGATCTCTTTCAGTTCAAAATCAGTCAACTTGTCGCTAAAATGCCTGACCACATCTAGAATACACAGGAGTGGCATTAATGCAAATCATGATTGTAAATCAGTGGCCATTTTTAGTAGGTCATTactggtcatttatttttaactaatGGATAGATGGTGACaaagttatatttttattaagtcAAGAGAAATTTCACAATGCTTGTAATTCTATCCCAATATCGTGATAGCTTTTATAAAGCACAGACACTGCAATCTTTTTATATTACAATTATAGCCTAATTAAAATGAACTAGCCTGCGTGAAAGTGCCTGGGCTGGTTATTCCTAAACCATGTCAGAGCATTAATATATTTCAGACTAATATCATCCTAAATATGGAAGAAACtgactaatattttttttacatctactCTGAGGTGCGTGCTAAATCTGAACTCTGGTTATTTTGTACCTCTGGGTGTCATGAGAAACGGAGGTCTCTCCTTTTGCTCCTATTTGTTGAAATGGCACTGGGTGTTGACTTGCTCTGGTAGGTCCTCTGACCCTCTCCTTGCTTCTGAAGTACCTAAATGGTAAATgatctgcatttatatagcacctttatCCAAACCGCTTTACACTgagtctcattcacacacacactcacacaccaatggtagcagagctgccatgcaaggcgctaacttgccatcggaaGCAACTTGGGGATCAGTGTCttgggctgggaatcaaaccaccaacactatgattagtggacaacctgctctaccacctgacctgagccacagccgccccatctGATCCTATTTTCACAATTAATCAATAAGCCGATGTTACTGAGAGTAACAGACTACATTTGTGCAACACGCTTGTGTGGGGAAATGTCAAGGTTTTTCCCCTGGCACAGGCTTCTGTGAtgttgcatgtttttttgtttgtttgggttctTGTCCTGTCTCCTGCCccgtattgtcattggttgcaCCTGTCATGTCATCACTCGCACCTGTTCTTAGATTTCTTTgattagtttgtgtatttaaacacCTGTCTGTCTTCGTTTGGCATGACTTAATGTTCATAGCGTGTTCAATGCCACTTGACTTTGTTTTTGTTCGCCAAATCACAGccgtttctgtcatggtacttcaagcaggatcataGGCTAGttagtggatttttttaaatcattaagcacttaaaagtcattagactcaaatAAACCGTATAACGATTGTTAAAAATAGcttaagtaatcatttgagagctacaacaatgaTAAGCCACTTACATTTATAGATAAAGCTCCCTGAGAGTTCGTCtgtgttacgccacggccagcagagggcactgcggcacggcttctgactggtcacgtgactcatTTGTTTTCGTTTGCTTCCTGCTTGGACATTGATTTAAGTCtgatcatgtctctgatttgccccaggtgtccatgttttggtttgattatgttgactatttaaacccctcggtgACTGCGCACTTCGTGCAGTATTAtttggtttatgtttgtcatgtcgaGGAAGTATTGCGGTATGTTCtaacgtgtagcatgctagcggtcgtagctagatGTCCAGAGTttgtatagtcagtagagaccgcgctccctgtgtttgtttgtctgctaATTAATAAAGGctttgacctgcacctgcatccgcctccagtcccgttTCGTAACAGTCTGAGAACAAGGAAATATAGGGAAAAAATTAACAGGGATCCATGCAGAAGGAAGGCGATCCTAAGAGAACGACGGAGAAAGTAAATAGTTTAAATGTTGCTTTGAAAAATGCAACAATtatctttaaagatttcattcatCTTAATGATCATAGTTTGAGCATCAATCATGTTTAGCTGTGCTAGGTATAGCCTACCTAGTCTTGTTAAAATGAAGTTTTAATAAATTTGGTGGACAACATGTTAATtttataatgatatatatatatatatatatatatatatatatatatatatatatatatatatatatatatatatatatatatatatatatatatatatataaaacactgtcATGGTGTGAGTCCATGGAGGTGGATACAAATGCATAATTACTTTATTTGCAGACAGATTCAGGGAAACAAAGATGAGGAATATACACACCAGGTACCAGGGCTATCAGAAACTTAGTAAAACTAGAAAATGAACTAATAAGTTTCAGGCATGATCTCCATGTCTGAATTCTGAAAGATTCTAGTTTGTGTCACGATGAGCCAGAAACAAATTGTGTGTTCAtggaatgtgttgtttttaagcATTCCTAATCACCCTGCTTTTCaaccctcactctctctctctctgtttttcttcttcctcttattattatctgGTAGACTAGATGTCTTTAGTTCTTATCTCACACAAACCTACCTAATAGATGTTCTGATTTTATCTGTGACCTGTTCCAACTaacatttatcattctttatcaatatttctgtgtgtatatatacacactgtcgTTTCTCTGTTGTTAAACTTAAGAAGCCTTCACTGAACGATGTTGTCAGTGTGACTTTTTCCTGGGCCCAGACGAGAGGAAATCAGCCAGAGCGGGGTTCAAATTTTGGTTCTGACTGGTATGGGACAAAGAACTTAAACCCTAGGAAAAATTactaaataatcaaaatacatTGCATAAACAAAAGCATTAACAAATATAACCAGACCAAACACTAATGGGACCTGACTTGAATTAATGCTCCAGCAACTaaggaagaaaaacagacaACTTGAATAGGGCACTAATCAATCATAGAAAATGGCAAACAAACACAGGAGTATGGTTGAGACAGGAAATGGAGGGAGACAGCAGGCGAAGAAGTCCTGCAAGAACAGTCAGGATGCCCTCTAGTGGACAAAGGTGGAATTAACCCTGAGGGCCATGACACTTAAATAGTTGAGTGCTTATAACTGTAGAACTATACAACTGGAACTCATAAGTGTGTTTATAAAGAATTATAGTCACTGACAAaatgttacaatatttaaaacaaGCATCCATTGGCTGCTGGTCGTTGGGGCACATTAAGTTATCCAGAGAAGAAGGCTATGTAAACAtaagttaaatatatattgcaaaataattatgaaattTGTCTCTAGGAGTGATCCTATACAGAGATGAGAGTTATTACTGCACATATCCCAAAGTATGCTCTTGctacaaaccaaaaaaatggATGCTGGAAATGCTTAACAGATTTGAGACAATGCTGCCACTAAGCACCAACTTGAATTGGATGACTCCTTTGAGAAAGATGATAAGTACACAGAATGGAAACTTGTCATTGTGGAATATGATGGCAAGCCATATGTTCACCAGATAACAGTGATTCACAGAGATGACATACAAATCAAATGTATGATCCAGAAAGATGGGAAGAATTTGTTTGTGTGACCGGAGAAacgtttcaattcaattcaattttatctgtatagctctttttacaatggtcattgtctcatAGCAGCTTTAAAAACCTGCCTGCTTTTACTGTTCACAACAGAATGTAGTTGGTGTCATATCTGAACCTGAGTCAATGCATCATGCTGCTCAACTCAAGCCTCTTGACTGGCTAATGTTCAATCATTAAAGGTATTGCTACCGCCTCTAAGATAGACTTATGAATCTGTGTCTGAATAGAAACAATACTTGAAATTGtgttttcaaatgaaattaaatacatACATGAATTCAACAAAGAAAGACTTTTTGGTGTTCAAGACAAAGAATTTTCAACAGTTTTGAAAGGATGACAGCAAAGTTTGActtgcatttactgaaaaagtCCAACAAGTTCAACACGTAAGTGTCAttcataataaattaaaaacaccaTATGATAATAAGTGTCtaacaatgaaaataaatctctctTATGCTCTTTTTTacttaacttttatttttttcttaatttttgtTATGTCACACCATAGGACACATttacagtgcagttcagtgaaATTTTTCATAAAACAGTGAAAGAATTTACAAAGTTGGTGACcccttatatatgttttttaaatatcagactTTACACTACATAAAtagatggggtttttttgtttttcaaaaattGTGCTTTACCAAAAAAAGGGCTTTTTACTGCATATTTGTCAATTAcccatacagtactgtgcaaaagttttaggcaccctatttttttagtacaagcTTGTTATATGTgactggggtttttttaaaactaaaaaaacattttagattctcAAACATTAATTTTCTAGcacaaaaattaaatgttacagagaaatgtttgcatgtcattaaagaaagtagcatattacgtaagagacaacttgtttaatttactactggttactgctctttatggtagttttttatgtagaaacagttaattttattattttgaaggcatcattgctctacaacatttctttgcatgtgcataaaacttttgcacaatactgtacatactgtatatgctgtGTGTCcttgatattaataaaaattcaGCACAATTcagcacaataaaaaaaactgtggaAAAGTATTTGCACAGTACACAGTACCTGATTTCtaatgtttttgtgtatatctcatactaaatagttttagatccccaaatgaaatacaacataaaaaaaggcaacctgagtaaacacatattacagtttttatttatttattgaattaaattatCCATCagctatcaccaatgtgaaaaaccaATTGCccacttaaacttaaaatctgtttgtgccacctttagcaacaataactacAACTAAACACTTCTGATGACTGGAGGttagtctttcacttacttctaggactaggacttactccaatgttgtggaacattgctgcataatccagttacacttgagtttcaaattacggactgaagaccggacattctccttaggattttctggtattttctttttgtggaattctgtgtttggtttatgtcaGAAGTAACGGGACCCCgagtcctttgatgttgtccttggctcttttgtgacttgctggatgagccgttgctgtgctcttggaggaattttggaaggtcggccacttctgagaaggttcactactgtgctgtttttctatttggagataatgaccctcactgtggtcctttgaagtcccagagcctttgaaatagctgtgtaacccttcccagactgatgtatttcaatcaccttcttcatcatcatcatcattatttctgaaatttcatttcattttggcatagtgtgttactgggtaagaccttttaaacaaattcatgctgttgaaaaagttctacttAAGTGTTGacttgattgaacagggtttacagtaatcaggcctgcTTAGGTCTAGTCCAgatgaaccccattatgaatacagtttcctagatttggggaattagtaactacgggggaaATACATTTTCCCACAGGCCcaattggtattggataacttttttacttcaataaataacattatcatttaaaaactgtgcagctgtggttcaggtggtagagcgggttgtccactaatcgtagggttggtggttcgattcctggcccacatgactccacataccgaagtgtccttagacaagacactgaaccttaagttgctcccgatggcaagttagcaccttgcatgacagctctgccaCCATTGgagtgtatgggtgaatgagacatagTGCTTcagataaaagcgctatataagtgcagaccatttattcaggttgcttttgttttcgcttagattttgttttaatttctgaaacaatttagtatgagatatacacaaaaacagaagcatgcaaatactttttcacagcactgtacaaaaTACTTATTTTTAGTGCAGAAGAAATTGCATGCATTAGGTGTTCAGTAAAAATTGTGGATAATTTATATTTTACGTTTGAGTAAAGTGCTAATTATAGTGTGcattcccctctgaaactattggaatggcaaggacaattaatttgtttgtgctatgcACCAAAGGCATTTAAGTTAGATCAAAAGTTGGAtgtgagacgagagtttaggatttcagattttatttcctggtatttacatctagatgtgttaaacaacataaaacatagaaccttttgtatcagacctcccaatttttaggcaagcaaaagtgTAGGAACAggtaagtcttgaagtaaattaaagtaaatatcccttgcttgcaataactgcatcaagcctgtgactgaCTTGtgtcaccaaattgttggtttcttcttttccaggtttttaccGCAGCcactttcagttgttgtttgttttggggggtttctccctccagtctcctcttcaggaggggaaatgcatgctcaattgggttaaggtctggtgattgacttggccagtctaaaaccttccactttttcccccgaTTAAGTCCtctgttgagttggcagtgtgttttggatcattgtcttgctgcatgttAAAGAACCTCCTGATAAATTTGGatgctcttctctgtttatcgacaggcaaaatgttcctgtaaacttctgaattcattctgcacTACAATCAtgaattacatcatcaataaagataaGTGAGCCTGtttcagaagcagccatgcaagccttGGCTCACCTGTTCTATGTCTGATTGTTTATACACAAGTAGTTCTTTCTTTGTGAGGATATTCCAAATTGTTTTAATGGCTATGTCCAATGTTTGTGTAATGAGTCTGacagattttccctcttttctcagctacaaaattttttgcttttctcccatagacagttcCCTGGTCTTCGTTATGTTTTATCCTTTAACAAATGCAgacttcacaggtgaaacctagggctcaaaccaagagtggacattcagagctattaattctttaaacaatcaatttcaagttgtttaacacatctagatgtaaataggagaaaatgaaagctgaaattctgttctATCATCgtatatccatcttttgatctcaaacccaaatgtattcagtgtataccaaaaacaatagaattggccttacTGATCAAATAATTTCCGAAgggactgtattttttttttataaagagatTAATCAGTTAAAATGATatattaccacacacacacgcacattgcTCATGGCAGCCCAATAATTTACTAAGACACTTTGttattttacttttcatttGTCATATATGTCATATAATTCATAATTTGTCATATACATTCAGGTACATATACACAGACAGGGGGTGCAAGAGAACAACAGACTGGAGCAACCATCTGCAGATGGTGCAGACAGCAACTACCCAACTTCTCTCTATAgactatacaaaaaaaatgagtTACTTGAGGCAAGTACTTAAAAAAGTCAAACCTACAGATAAATGCTAAATATTGTTCTTCTGTATGACTGATAAAATAGCTAGAATACAGTAATGTCACTCCTTTTGTTTGTGGCTCTTTAAAGTAAAGTTTTAGGTTTTGCCTCTTTGATTCACATACAATTAAACTGtctgtttaaaattttttgtaGAAAATAAAGTTAAAGCTACAGATAAAAGCTAAGATCTTCTGTAAGACATGGAAAAAATACAGTAATGTTAGCTTACTTCTTTCATTTACActtgtgtgtttaatttgacTATCATCATTagaagaaatggagggagaggaggaaggggatgatggagaaagaaaggaacagaCAGAAGAGGTTGGGAGAGACACGGTTGCCATTTGAAACTACAACAAATCCAGGTTGATTGCTGCTGATCTTGCTGTTAATCCAGTCTTGGTACTTAGACACTCTGGTATACACACCAGGGAACTTAGGTAAAGCACAGCCATGGCCAAAGCTCACAATCCCAGCCTGAACCCAGGTTTCATTAACCTTGACTACCAGTGGACCTCCAGAATCCCCCTGCATGGACAACAAGCTGTTAGCTACATGTCTGCTCTTCCACCACATGACACTGTACCACCAAATTAACATTGCAGGTTTTAGATTTCTTACCTGGCATGAGTCTTTTCCTCCCTGAGCTAAGCCAGCACACATCATATTGTCTGTGATAGAAGTATGTGAATATGCTTTTGCACAGTCACTGTTACTGACAATCGGCACCTGCACCTCCTGCAGGGTTCCAGGGGATGGCAAATTCTCTGTGGAGACCAATGATGAACTTTTATCAACATGCTTTTGCGTAATGAACCCTACTGAAATACCAACTTGGTCTGACCAGCTACCAGGAACAAAAACATAGGACAAGCTAAACAAACTGGTAGATGCTCTTTGCTGGCTGGTAGGTATTTTCCAGCTTCCTTATTACACGAGTAATTTAACTAATGCTGTAAGTGTTGGAGATTTTATAATTGCTTCACTGTTGTGTGCTGGTTTTACCAGCTTGGATTGTTTTGGCTGATCAGGACAAACTGAAAATTTTCAGCAGGCATGAATGTTTCAAAGCAAGGAATGATTCACTTCTTTcctgattttattttcaaataaaattgatACATTGAAATGAAGTTTGTATCATTATGTTTCACTCACCATTAGAAGTGATTCTACCCCATCCTGTGACCCAGACATTAGTACCACCGGGAACAGAACTGTTGCTTGCTGCGAGGCACACCGGCATGACATAATCATTGAATGTCACTGAAGAGGTGAGCTGGACCAGCGCAATGTCATTGTCATTATCAATATTAGGGTTATAGTCTTCATGGATGATAATGCTATTAACGCTTAGCTTCTGCATATTAGCGTTTGTCTCGTCCAGACTTTGCATTCCAAGTAAGATTGTGATAGAATCTGCAGCAGACCTGAAAATGAAAGGGAGAGATATTGAGACTGATATTGCCATTTAACTTGTCACTCCCCATTCCTTATTTccttatgttttatatttaaaataaacagtaataaccTACTTCCATTAAACTATGGGACATGTTGTGAATAATGACaatcagaggtgggtagtaac
This genomic window contains:
- the zgc:123295 gene encoding trypsin-1 encodes the protein MEIILWKVVCVVFALLLNVGGSLAQLDVCGRPPLNTKIVGGENAAPGSWPWQVSFQTSGGHFCGGSLINQNWVLSAAHCFRRSAADSITILLGMQSLDETNANMQKLSVNSIIIHEDYNPNIDNDNDIALVQLTSSVTFNDYVMPVCLAASNSSVPGGTNVWVTGWGRITSNENLPSPGTLQEVQVPIVSNSDCAKAYSHTSITDNMMCAGLAQGGKDSCQGDSGGPLVVKVNETWVQAGIVSFGHGCALPKFPGVYTRVSKYQDWINSKISSNQPGFVVVSNGNRVSPNLFCLFLSFSIIPFLLSLHFF